From one Anopheles cruzii chromosome 3, idAnoCruzAS_RS32_06, whole genome shotgun sequence genomic stretch:
- the LOC128271298 gene encoding post-GPI attachment to proteins factor 2-like has product MLPQYERLADSAGTIIGDGYGGAMRKSTVRIRFGKVAGGTAVLPIVGFLFCVAWSLLYNFEQANATHCLVYNFLPSLSAAIGNYQPQRFVWQLSVLLHAPPRYAIAFLYKNQHLTLLARKHHRKEWAYLACILNIIELSSLVGLSLWTSSSSYEIHKFCFSAFVICSIVYMLLMVFINRLTRVEELLTLAERKSYRYKRRLLWVNIVSILLAVYFFVRHNKHCEPFVYSLFALSEYLFVYSNIGFHMTAYWDFINANMYFHWRSGIHFSSV; this is encoded by the exons ATGTTGCCCCAGTACGAGCGACTCGCCGATTCGGCGGGGACCATCATCGGCGATGGGTACGGCGGTGCGATGAGAAAGAGTACCGTCCGCATCCGCTTCGGTAAAGTGGCCGGTGGGACCGCCGTGCTGCCGATCGTGGGGTTTCTGTTTTGCGTCGCCTGGTCCCTGCTGTACAACTTTGAGCAAGCGAACGCAACCCACTGCCTGGTGTACAACTTTCTGCCATCGCTGTCGGCCGCCATCGGCAACTATCAGCCGCAGCGGTTCGTCTGGCAGCTGTCGGTGCTACTGCACGCCCCGCCCCGCTATGCGATCGCCTTTCTGTACAAGAACCAACACCTAACGCTGCTGGCCCGCAagcaccaccggaaggagTGGGCCTACTTGGCGTGCATACTGAACATCATCGAGCTGAGCTCACTGGTTGGACTGAGCCTGTGGACGTCCAGTTCCAGCTACG AAATTCACAAGTTTTGTTTCAGTGCCTTCGTGATCTGTTCCATCGTGTacatgctgctgatggtgtttATCAACCGGTTGACGCGCGTCGAAGAGCTGCTGACGCTGGCGGAGCGGAAATCGTACCGGTACAAGCGGCGCCTGCTGTGGGTCAACATTGTCTCCATTCTGCTGGCGGTGTACTTTTTCGTGCGCCACAACAAACACTGCGAACCGTTCGTGTACTCGCTGTTTGCACTCAGCGAGTATCTGTTCGTCTACTCCAACATCGGCTTCCACATGACGGCCTACTGGGATTTTATCAACGCAAACATGTACTTCCATTGGCGCAGCGGCATTCATTTTAGTtccgtttga
- the LOC128275079 gene encoding ubiquitin conjugation factor E4 B — protein MELTPEEIRSRRLRKLEAKNNRNVSAAATAAQQSVPEVAVGSNNAAPATTVGCITTESSAATEVAATTTAVTRDESTGGGGVHGDEQVGSSSPESSSNATDQGTALILPDKIEASLMLGFDEVAEQSQQVAAVPRHQKLDTKTSSIVLAARKKPIATAQQAQTQAQAPPPNSWAYKKRSSSESHAGGCPATQQDNEQQQQQQQQQHATVDANLTECQMGEQTAGGGAGTETAAREELLHIMLRIMKINGKGGRCSESRFTIEPAVLDNALEMLTAQRFGEFGAEVMTEVIKGMYYGKLIESASCWDGDSVSGGGGGGTSGRLSDSWSSIPSKKVKPIDEVVVVAPPPAVGGRSTPMDVDQDEQGAPAPGPAFCSSKPSMKAFANNRVAALDYLTGCYWRANEELYSYTKIKKSKKMYLAETLPAVVAAVRQQTLRYAILVLKNAFQSFCWQQGGGAGESGATGSSGKTAAVGNKSTLLEKSPLLTLMYKNKLSSDFLTNLMAESRASPNEEDFTVIFRAVLDDLYVDMQNAICNENIVSDPLNRLKELIEARVDNAHPICQLIVRHEIFLPSFTPDKYLAREISKVSFLAPFLSLSVLLDENPKFATHHFAENVCDRTLASSFHAILSSTRKVLHSVFLVLLTNQDSRADIVNYIAEILKSNAKRIQYNADDRFLAKDGFMLNFMSVLQLLSVKINLGRIEPLYPHHPDSLVDVEDETKLKFSSQEYSDWLEKLQAGKKWEPLKFVTHCWFLTLHAHHLGIIPAIQRYNKLLRATKELQRMVDELNATMAQWENTLLARRNKQMRDRCNNQINKLSKAKLSCDIAIIDPNVLGACMQFYSSVCEYMLYQIENRPIEGLFVNRQHPSTLVANDNFSALPEWYIEDIADFILFCMQHSISVIDYVDNSIITWILTLVCAPHLIKNPYITAKLIEVLFVTSPTIQTTSQRLYLQIINHELAQTALVSALMKFYTDIETTGQSTEFYDKFTIRYHISHLFKGLWDSAVHRQAIVNESKGGKQFVKFVNFFLNDTTYLLDECLEYLKRIHETQVLTLDEAAWSALTPEVQQNRQRQLAQDERQCRSYLTLARETVDMFHYMTKDIKEPFLRPELIDRLSSMLNYNLHQLCGPKCNDLRVRHPHKYGWEPRRLLGQLVDIYLHLACDEFAAALAGDERSFEKHFFEDAAKRVERIGIRTRGQVDEFRKLIEKASEIYVRNQENADEFAEAPDDFKDPLMDTLMTDPVVLPSGTVMDRAIITRHLLNSSTDPFNRQPLTEDMLIPATELKERIQQWIKDYRAQKKSS, from the exons ATGGAACTAACACCTGAGGAG ATACGGTCGCGGAGATTACGAAAACTTGAGGCCAAAAACAACCGAAATGTGtcagcggcggccacggccgcccAGCAGAGTGTCCCAGAGGTGGCAGTGGGCAGCAATAATGCAGCACCAGCGACAACAGTGGGTTGCATCACCACCGAAAGTTCAGCTGCAACTGaggtggcggcgacgacgacagcggtTACCAGGGACGaatccaccggcggcggtggtgtccATGGCGACGAGCaggtcggcagcagcagccccgagAGTAGCAGCAACGCCACCGATCAGGGTACTGCTTTGATACTGCCGGACAAAATCGAAGCCTCGCTAATGCTGGGCTTCGACGAGGTGGCCGAACAGTCGCAGCAAGTGGCCGCAGTGCCGCGGCATCAGAAGCTGGACACGAAAACGAGCTCGATTGTGCTGGCGGCTCGCAAGAAACCGATTGCAACCGCACAGCAGGCGCAGACACAGGCACAGGCTCCGCCTCCCAACTCTTGGGCGTACAAGAAGCGATCCTCTTCCGAGTCGCACGCCGGTGGTTGCCCGGCAACGCAGCAGGACaacgaacagcagcaacagcaacagcagcagcagcacgccacGGTAGACGCCAACCTTACAGAGTGCCAAATGGGAGAGCAGactgccggcggtggcgcgggAACAGAGACGGCCGCCCGGGAAGAGCTGCTGCACATTATGCTGCGCATCATGAAGATCAACGGAAAGGGTGGCCGGTGTTCCGAGTCACGGTTTACGATCGAACCCGCCGTGCTCGATAATGCACTGGAAATGCTGACGGCGCAGCGATTCGGCGAGTTCGGTGCCGAAGTGATGACCGAAGTGATCAAGGGCATGTACTACGGCAAGCTGATTGAATCGGCCAGCTGTTGGGACGGTGACAGCGtcagtggtggcggtggcggtggaaccAGTGGGCGCCTTTCCGACAGCTGGAGCTCGATACCGAGCAAGAAGGTGAAACCGATCGACGAAGTGGTCGTCGTGGCCCCTCCACCGGCTGTCGGTGGCCGCAGTACGCCGATGGACGTTGACCAGGACGAGCAGGGAGCGCCTGCGCCAGGGCCTGCGTTTTGTTCCTCGAAGCCATCGATGAAAGCGTTCGCCAACAATCGGGTTGCGGCCCTCGACTATCTGACCGGGTGCTATTGGCGGGCCAACGAGGAACTGTACAGCTACACCAAGATCAAGAAGAGCAAAAAGATGTACCTCGCCGAGACGCTCCCggccgtggtggccgcggtACGCCAGCAGACGCTCCGGTACGCGATACTGGTGCTCAAGAATGCCTTCCAAAGCTTTTGCTGGCAAcagggcggcggcgccggtgaAAGTGGTGCCACCGGCAGTAGCGGCaagacggcggcggtcggcaACAAAAGCACGCTGCTGGAAAAGTCTCCGCTGCTCACGCTGATGTACAAGAACAAGCTGTCGTCCGATTTTCTCACCAACCTAATGGCCGAGAGCCGCGCCTCGCCGAACGAGGAAGACTTTACGGTGATCTTCCGCGCCGTGCTGGACGATCTGTACGTGGACATGCAGAACGCGATCTGCAACGAAAACATCGTCTCGGATCCGCTCAACCGGCTGAAGGAGCTGATCGAGGCGCGCGTTGACAATGCGCACCCGATCTGTCAGTTGATCGTGCGGCACGAAATCTTTCTGCCGTCGTTTACGCCGGACAAATATTTGGCCCGCGAGATCTCGAAGGTGTCCTTCCTGGCCCCGTTCCTGTCGctgtcggtgctgctggacgagAATCCCAAGTTTGCGACGCATCACTTTGCGGAGAACGTGTGCGATCGTACGCTGGCCAGCTCGTTCCATGCGATCCTCAGTAGCACCCGGAAGGTGCTGCACTCGGTGTTCCTGGTGCTGCTCACTAACCAGGACAGCCGGGCCGATATAGTGAACTACATCGCGGAGATACTGAAATCGAACGCCAAGCGCATCCAGTACAATGCGGACGATCGGTTTCTGGCAAAGGACGGGTTCATGCTGAACTTTATGTCCGTGCTGCAGCTGCTCTCGGTCAAGATCAATTTGGGGCGCATCGAACCGTTGTATCCGCACCACCCGGACAGTTTGGTGGACGTGGAGGACGAAACAAAGCTCAAGTTCTCGTCTCAGGAATATTCCGACTGGCTCGAGAAGCTGCAGGCGGGCAAAAAGTGGGAACCGCTCAAGTTCGTTACGCACTGCTGGTTCCTGACGCTGCACGCGCACCACCTCGGCATCATCCCGGCGATCCAGCGGTACAACAAGCTGCTGCGGGCCACGAAGGAACTGCAGCGGATGGTGGACGAACTGAACGCGACGATGGCGCAGTGGGAAAACACGCTGCTGGCGCGGCGCAACAAGCAGATGCGCGATCGGTGCAACAACCAGATCAACAAGCTGTCGAAGGCGAAGCTCAGCTGCGACATTGCCATCATCGACCCGAACGTGCTCGGTGCCTGCATGCAGTTCTATTCGTCCGTCTGCGAGTACATGCTGTACCAGATCGAGAACCGGCCGATCGAGGGGCTGTTCGTGAACCGGCAGCACCCGTCGACGCTGGTGGCCAACGACAACTTTTCCGCCCTGCCCGAGTGGTACATTGAGGACATTGCCGACTTTATCCTCTTCTGCATGCA ACACAGCATAAGTGTGATCGATTATGTGGACAACTCGATCATCACCTGGATCCTGACGCTCGTGTGCGCACCGCATCTGATCAAGAACCCGTACATCACTGCCAAACTGATAGAGGTCCTGTTCGTGACGTCCCCCACGATACAGACCACCTCGCAGCGGCTGTATCTGCAG ATAATCAACCACGAACTCGCTCAGACTGCGTTAGTAAGTGCACTTATGAAGTTTTATACCGACATCGAAACGACGGGGCAGAGTACTGAATTTTACGACAAGTTTACAATAAG GTATCATATAAGCCATCTGTTCAAAGGGCTGTGGGACAGCGCCGTGCACCGGCAGGCGATCGTGAATGAGTCGAAAGGTGGCAAGCAGTTTGTGAAGTTTGTCAATTTCTTCCTCAACGACACGACCTACCTGCTGGACGAGTGCTTGGAGTACCTCAAGCGCATCCACGAGACGCAGGTGCTGACGCTGGACGAGGCAGCGTGGAGCGCCCTGACGCCGGAGGTGCAGCAGAACCGCCAGCGGCAGCTGGCCCAGGACGAGCGGCAGTGCCGGTCGTACCTGACGCTGGCGCGCGAAACGGTCGACATGTTCCACTACATGACGAAGGACATCAAGGAACCGTTCCTGCGCCCGGAGCTGATCGATCGGCTCAGCTCGATGCTGAACTACAATCTGCACCAGCTGTGCGGCCCCAAGTGCAACGATTTGCGCGTCCGGCACCCGCACAAGTACGGCTGGGAACCGCGGCGGCTACTCGGCCAGCTCGTGGACATCTATCTGCATTTGGCGTGCGACGAGTTTGCGGCCGCACTGGCGGGTGACGAGCGTTCGTTCGAGAAGCACTTCTTCGAGGATGCGGCCAAGCGCGTCgaacggattggcatccggacGCGTGGTCAGGTGGACGAGTTTCGGAAGCTCATCGAGAAGGCGTCCGAAATCTACGTCCGGAATCAGGAGAACGCGGACGAGTTTGCCGAAGCACCGGATGACTTTAAGGACCCGCTGATGGACACGCTCATGACCGATCCGGTCGTGCTGCCGTCCGGTACGGTGATGGACCGGGCGATCATTACACGGCATCTgctcaacagcagcaccgaccCGTTCAATCGGCAGCCCCTGACGGAAGATATGCTAATACCCG CAACGGAACTGAAGGAGCGCATCCAGCAGTGGATCAAGGACTATCGGGCGCAGAAAAAGTCTAGTTAA
- the LOC128271297 gene encoding L-2-hydroxyglutarate dehydrogenase, mitochondrial: MMLRTVPCTVAKIARRAYSVEANRNYDIVVVGGGIVGTASAREILLRHPTLRVAVVEKEPQLAFHQSGHNSGVIHAGIYYKPGSLKAKLCVEGLHLSYKYFDEKSVPYKKVGKLIVATTPAEVERLNDLYQRSLANNVPGVQLVDGAKIKEIEPFCNGLKAIWSPHTGIVDWRMVTQYYARDFKAAGGDVYVNFKVSKFTEAPDQLDYPIVVRSVKGDTIRARNILTCGGLQSDKLAEMTGCSAVPKIVPFRGEYLLLHPDKCHMVRGNIYPVPDPRFPFLGVHFTPRMDGSVWLGPNAVLAFRREGYKWSDINVPELIDALRFPGLIKMASKFIGAGMMEVARSAFIPLQVRELQKFIPDIHEYDVSRGPAGVRAQALDNDGNLVDDFVFDHGKGNTALSRNILHCRNAPSPGATSSLSIAKMIADKIEEEFHIKK, encoded by the exons ATGATGCTCAGGACTGTACCATGTACCGTAGCCAAGATTGCTCGCCGGGCGTATTCTGTCGAGGCAAACAG AAATTACGACAttgtggtggtcggtggtggcattGTCGGTACGGCTTCGGCCCGTGAAATTCTCCTGCGCCACCCAACGTtgcgggtggcggtggtggagaaGGAGCCCCAGCTAGCATTTCACCAGAGTGGCCACAATAGTGGCGTAATCCATGCCGGCATCTACTACAAACCGGGATCCCTGAAGGCGAAACTGTGCGTCGAAGGGTTGCATTTAAGTTACAAGTATTTCGACGAGAAAAGCGTGCCGTACAAGAAGGTCGGCAAGCTGATCGTGGCCACTACCCCCGCGGAGGTAGAACGGCTGAAT GACCTGTACCAGCGATCACTGGCCAACAATGTGCCCGGAGTACAGCTGGTGGATGGGGCAAAGATTAAAGAAATCGAACCATTCTGCAACGGACTGAAGGCCATCTGGTCACCCCACACCGGGATCGTCGATTGGCGCATGGTGACGCAGTACTATGCGCGTGATTTCaaggcggccggtggcgatgTGTACGTCAACTTTAAGGTGTCCAAATTCACCGAGGCACCGGACCAGCTGGACTACCCGATTGTGGTGCGGAGCGTAAAGGGTGACACGATACGCGCCCGTAACATTCTGACCTGCGGTGGGCTGCAGTCGGACAAGCTGGCCGAAATGACCGGATGCTCGGCGGTGCCCAAAATTGTGCCGTTCCGGGGCGAGTATCTGTTGCTGCACCCGGACAAGTGCCATATGGTGCGGGGAAATATTTATCCGGTGCCGGATCCACGGTTCCCGTTTCTGGGTGTACACTTTACGCCGCGCATGGACGGGAGCGTGTGGTTGGGCCCGAATGCAGTGCTGGCGTTCCGTCGCGAGGGGTACAAGTGGTCGGACATCAATGTGCCGGAGCTGATTGACGCGCTGCGGTTCCCGGGACTGATCAAAATGGCGTCCAAGTTTATCGGGGCCGGCATGATGGAGGTGGCTCGTTCTGCGTTCATACCACTGCAGGTGCGGGAACTGCAAAAATTCATTCCCGACATTCACGAGTACGACGTCAGCCGTGGACCGGCCGGTGTACGGGCCCAGGCCCTCGACAACGATGGCAATCTGGTAGATGATTTCGTGTTCGATCACGGCAAGGGCAACACGGCGCTGTCGCGAAACATCCTGCACTGCCGCAACGCACCGTCGCCGGGGGCCACGAGTTCGCTGTCGATCGCCAAGATGATTGCGGACAAAATCGAGGAAGAGTTTCACATCAAAAAGTGA